The Sphingomonas naphthae nucleotide sequence CCGAAGCCTGGGCGCACGCCGGGCAGCGTTCGGCCGAGGATCGCAAGGCGTGGGACGCGCGGCTCGAAAAGTCGCTCGACAAGGGTGAGTTCACGCGGCGCATGGCGGGGGAGCTTCCCGCCGATTTCTCGCTCGACGGCTATATCGCCGGGCTGCTCGCGGAGCCGAAGAAGGTTGCCACCCGCGTCGCCTCGCAGATGGCGCTGGAGGCGATCAACGTCGCCTTGCCCGAGACGATCGGTGGTTCGGCCGATCTGACGCCCTCGAACAACACCAACACCAAGGGCCTGAAGCCGCTCGACGGCAGCGACTATGCCGGCCGCTACGTCCATTATGGCATCCGCGAGTTCGGCATGGGCTGCGCGATGAACGGCCTCGCGCTGCATGGCGGCGTGATCCCTTATGGCGGCACCTTCCTCGTCTTCTCGGATTACGCCCGCCCGGCGATCCGCCTGTCGGCGCTTCAGGAGGCGCGCGTCGTTTATGTGATGACGCATGATTCGATCGGTCTGGGCGAGGACGGCCCGACCCATCAGCCGGTCGAGCATGTCATGTCGCTGCGCCTGATCCCCAATCTCGACGTGATGCGCCCGTGCGACACGATCGAGACGGCGGAATGTTGGGAGCTGGCGCTGAAGAACGACCGCGGTCCCTCCCTGCTGGCGCTCAGCCGCCAGAATCTGCCGCAGGTGCGCGCCGAGGGCGGCAATCTCTCGGCCAGGGGCGGCTACCGCCTGCGCGCCGCGACCGCCGGCCGCAAGGTCGCGATCGTCGCGACCGGCTCCGAAGTCGAGATCGCGCTCGCGGTGGCAGACAAGCTCGAAGCCGAGGGCATCGGCGCCGACGTCGTCTCGCTGCCCTCGTGGAGCCGCTTCGACGCGCAGGACCGCGCCTATCGCGCCGAGGTGCTGCCGGGCGACGTGCTCAAGGTCTCGATCGAGGCGGGGACCACGATCGGCTGGGAGCGCTATGTCGGCATCGACGGCCTGCGCTTCGGCCTCGACGGCTTCGGCGCCTCCGCGCCCGCGCCCGACCTTTACAAGCATTTCGGCCTGACCGCCGACCAAATCGCGCCGCAGATCATCGCGGCGCTCAGCAACTGACGGGAGACAAGACGACATGACGAAGGTTGCCATCAACGGTTTCGGTCGCATCGGGCGCCTCGTCGCCCGCGCCATCCTGTCGCGCCCGGATTGCGGCCTGGATCTCGTCGCGATCAACGATCTGGGCGATGCCAAGTCGAACGCGCTGCTGTTCAAGCGCGATAGCGTCCACGGCGCCTGGAAGGGTGAGGTCTATGCCGACGGCACCGATCTCGTCGTGGACGGCAAGCGCATCAAGGTGACCGCCGAGCGCGATCCCGCCAACCTGCCGCACGCCGCCGACGGCATCGATATCGCGCTGGAATGCACCGGCTTCTTCACCGACAAGGATTCGGCCGGCAAGCATCTGACCGCCGGCGCCAAGAAGGTGCTGATCTCGGCGCCCGCCAAGAATGTCGACCTGACCGTCGTGTTCGGCGTCAACCACGACAAGCTGACGGCCGAGCACACGATCGTGTCCAACGCGTCCTGCACCACCAACTGCCTGGCGCCGATCGCCAAGGTGCTGAACGACGTGATCGGCATCGAGCGCGGCCTGATGACCACGATCCACAGCTACACCAACGACCAGCGCATCCTCGACCAGATCCACAGCGACATGCGCCGGGCGCGCGCCGCCGCCATGTCGATGATCCCGACGACCACGGGCGCCGCCCGCGCCGTCGGCGAGGTGCTGCCGGAGCTGAAGGGCAAGCTCGACGGCTCGTCGATCCGCGTGCCGACCCCGGACGTGTCGGTGGTGGACCTGACCTTCACCCCGAAGCGCGACACCAGCGTCGAGGAAGTCAACGCCGCGCTGAAGGCCGCGTCGGAAAGCGGCCCGCTCAAGGGCGTGCTGGAATATGTCACCGATCCGCTCGTCTCGATCGACTTCATGGGCAACCCGCATTCGTCGTCGGTCGACAGCCTGGAAACGGCCGTCCTCGAGGGCAAGCTGGTGCGCGTGCTGAGCTGGTACGATAACGAATGGGGCTTCTCCAACCGCATGGTCGATACGGCCGGCGTGATGGCGGGCCTGCTCTAAGCAGATGGTGGAAGGGCGTCTCATCGGCATCGCGCGGCACGATCGGCCGCGTGGTGAGATGGAGACGCTCGACCATGCCGAGGTGACGACCGCGCTCGGCGTCGTCGGCGATTTTCGCGGCGCCGCCAAGCCCGGCAGCAAGCGCAAGCGGCAGGTGACCGTGATGGCGGCGGCCGATTGGCTGGCGGCGGTTCGGGAACTCGGCGTGCCACTGGAATGGCAGGTGCGCCGGGTCAATCTGCTGGTGGAGGGGCTGGCCCTTCCGCGCGTGACCGGCACCCTGTTGCGCTTCGCGGGCGGCGTGGTGCTGGAAGTCACCGGCGAATGCGATCCGTGCAGCCGGATGGACACGATCGCCCCCGGCCTGAAAGCGGTGCTGACGCCGGACTGGCGCGGCGGAATAACGACGCGGGTGATCGCCGACGGGCCGATCGCCTTGGGCGACCGAGTGGAGATCGAATGGCATGACCAGCTTCAAGACGCTTGACGATATCGGCGACGTGACGGGCAGGAAGGTGCTTGTCCGCGAGGATCTGAACGTGCCGATGGACGGCGCCACCGTCACCGACGACACCCGCCTGCGCGCCGCCGCGCCGACGATCGCCGAACTGTCCGACAAGGGCGCGATCGTCCTCGTCCTCGCTCACTTCGGCCGGCCCAAGGGCGAGCGCAAGCCCGACATGAGCCTCGCCATGGTCACCCGGCCGCTGGAGGCGGTGCTGGGCCGCGAGGTGCGCTTCATCGACGATTGCGTCGGCGAGGATGCCGCCGCCGCCATCGCCACGCTCAAGCCGGGCGATATCGCGCTCCTCGAAAACACCCGCTTCCACAAGGGCGAGGAGAAGAACGATCCCGCGCTGGCCGACGAGATGGCGAAGCTCGGCGATCTCTACGTCAACGACGCTTTCTCCGCCGCGCACCGCGCCCATGTCTCGACCGAGGGCCTCGCCCACCGCCTGCCGGCCTATGCAGGCCGATCGATGCAGGCCGAGCTGGAGGCGCTGGAAAAGGCGCTCGGCAAGCCCGAGCATCCGGTGATGGCGGTGGTCGGTGGCGCCAAGGTCTCGACCAAGCTGGACGTCCTCAAGCAGATGGTCACCAAGGTCGATCATCTGGTGATCGGCGGGGGCATGGCCAACACCTTCCTCGCCGCGCGCGGCGTGGATGTGGGCAAGTCGCTGTGCGAGCACGACCTGAAGGACACCGCGCTCGAAATCCTCGACGCGGCGGACAAGGCCGACTGCATCGTCCACCTGCCTTACGATGTGGTGGTCTCGAAGGAATTCCGCGCCAACCCGCCGGTCCGCACGATCAACGTGCACGAGGTCGCGGCCGACGAAATGATCCTCGATTGCGGCCCCGCCGCCAGCGAGCAGATCGCCGACGCGCTCAAGACCTGTCGGACGCTCGTCTGGAACGGCCCGCTCGGCGCGTTCGAGATGGCGCCGTTCGATACCGCCACGATGGCGCTGGCGCGCACCACGGCGGCGCTGACCAAGACGGGCAGCCTCGTCTCGGTCGCGGGTGGCGGCGATACGGTGGCGGCGGTGAACGTCGCGGGCGTGGCGGACGACCTCACCTTCGTCTCCACCGCCGGCGGCGCCTTCCTGGAATGGATGGAAGGCCGCGAGCTTCCCGGCGTGGCAGCCCTCACGGCTTGATTACGATCCGCGCCATCGATCACATCGTCCTCCGGGTGACCAACCTGGAGGTGATGGCGCGTTTCTACATCGATGTGCTGGGCGCCCGCTTCGAAAAGCATCAGGAGGCGTTCGGCCTCTACCAGCTTCGGGTCGGCGAGGCGCTGATC carries:
- the tkt gene encoding transketolase; the encoded protein is MTVAPAQLANAVRALSMDAVQAANSGHPGMPMGMADVATTLFTHYLRHDPTDPKWADRDRFVLSAGHGSMLIYSLLHLTGYASPTLDDIRRFRQLGSPCAGHPENFEIPGVEATTGPLGSGFATAVGMAIAERHLNATYGDDLVDHRTWVIAGDGCLMEGINHEAVGLAGHLKLGRLIVLWDDNRITIDGPTSLSTSEDVKGRYDASGWHTVSCDGHDATDVARAIEEALADPRPSLIACRTVIGFGAPNKQGTHSVHGSPLGAEEVAATRQVLQWMNPAFDLPEAVTEAWAHAGQRSAEDRKAWDARLEKSLDKGEFTRRMAGELPADFSLDGYIAGLLAEPKKVATRVASQMALEAINVALPETIGGSADLTPSNNTNTKGLKPLDGSDYAGRYVHYGIREFGMGCAMNGLALHGGVIPYGGTFLVFSDYARPAIRLSALQEARVVYVMTHDSIGLGEDGPTHQPVEHVMSLRLIPNLDVMRPCDTIETAECWELALKNDRGPSLLALSRQNLPQVRAEGGNLSARGGYRLRAATAGRKVAIVATGSEVEIALAVADKLEAEGIGADVVSLPSWSRFDAQDRAYRAEVLPGDVLKVSIEAGTTIGWERYVGIDGLRFGLDGFGASAPAPDLYKHFGLTADQIAPQIIAALSN
- the gap gene encoding type I glyceraldehyde-3-phosphate dehydrogenase — protein: MTKVAINGFGRIGRLVARAILSRPDCGLDLVAINDLGDAKSNALLFKRDSVHGAWKGEVYADGTDLVVDGKRIKVTAERDPANLPHAADGIDIALECTGFFTDKDSAGKHLTAGAKKVLISAPAKNVDLTVVFGVNHDKLTAEHTIVSNASCTTNCLAPIAKVLNDVIGIERGLMTTIHSYTNDQRILDQIHSDMRRARAAAMSMIPTTTGAARAVGEVLPELKGKLDGSSIRVPTPDVSVVDLTFTPKRDTSVEEVNAALKAASESGPLKGVLEYVTDPLVSIDFMGNPHSSSVDSLETAVLEGKLVRVLSWYDNEWGFSNRMVDTAGVMAGLL
- a CDS encoding MOSC domain-containing protein is translated as MVEGRLIGIARHDRPRGEMETLDHAEVTTALGVVGDFRGAAKPGSKRKRQVTVMAAADWLAAVRELGVPLEWQVRRVNLLVEGLALPRVTGTLLRFAGGVVLEVTGECDPCSRMDTIAPGLKAVLTPDWRGGITTRVIADGPIALGDRVEIEWHDQLQDA
- a CDS encoding phosphoglycerate kinase, giving the protein MTSFKTLDDIGDVTGRKVLVREDLNVPMDGATVTDDTRLRAAAPTIAELSDKGAIVLVLAHFGRPKGERKPDMSLAMVTRPLEAVLGREVRFIDDCVGEDAAAAIATLKPGDIALLENTRFHKGEEKNDPALADEMAKLGDLYVNDAFSAAHRAHVSTEGLAHRLPAYAGRSMQAELEALEKALGKPEHPVMAVVGGAKVSTKLDVLKQMVTKVDHLVIGGGMANTFLAARGVDVGKSLCEHDLKDTALEILDAADKADCIVHLPYDVVVSKEFRANPPVRTINVHEVAADEMILDCGPAASEQIADALKTCRTLVWNGPLGAFEMAPFDTATMALARTTAALTKTGSLVSVAGGGDTVAAVNVAGVADDLTFVSTAGGAFLEWMEGRELPGVAALTA